The following nucleotide sequence is from Lytechinus pictus isolate F3 Inbred chromosome 10, Lp3.0, whole genome shotgun sequence.
tttattattttcgaTAACAAGCTCTGATACACACtgaaagaaattataatttatgaATTCATAGCTATGAATTCATAGAGAAACATGCAAGGAATatcaataatcaatattatataattaaaatcagaaaaaagttatgaataaaacattgaagaatgaataaatatcagctttgaaaatacaatttgattattatacAAATTCAATTATAATAGAGTATATTACTATACTTGAATAATAAAGCAGTATCAATTTACAATATACATGTTTTCTAAAAGCACCACTTTTGTCCCCAAATTAAGGAAGAATGAATTAAGACATGCTAAGCTTCTGTTCAAATCTAGCTAACAAAAAAATTCTGAAGAACACTAAAAGTCAAGTACCCCGGTAAAGTAAAtcagtgaaaaaatattttgctatgaatattactatattttttttaaatatgatcaCATAAAGTAAAAGAAATCAACAGGATATTCACCAAgagatattttttcatatatatatttttttttttggggggggggaatagcTGCCTACCCCCACCCCTTTCTAGTGTGCAGACAGTCAGTTGACCTTCTGTAAACTATATATATGTGAAAGGATTATCAATTCAGGGTATattgcaataataataaatgagttTTTGTTGAGTTTTAAAAGGAAACATTTCAGCTCCCAagccttaatttttttaaaagaggtATTCACATGTTATGCTTTTAGATAGATGATTACGTAATCTTTCAATATCACTCTTTTAAGATGGTTATAAATCCAGACCATTGCCCATGGCCAATAATTGTAAACATGGCACAAAGGAGTGTTGCACAATCCTTTAGAGATTATTCCATTCAACTGTAAAGACTTAACACAGCTGAAAAGCTAACAATTCACTGACCTGCATAAACACTTCTCAACCTTGTAACCATACCCCTATTCCTAGACACACTTACGTGTAAGCCATGTACAGTAATTGattgatgttgatgttgtttgCATAGAGAGTCCTTACAGGTCTGAAATGCGCTATATTCGAACTACAACTTactattactacatgtatagtgGCATACGCTGTGTATTTTAAAGAGGTATGCCTATACCATTTAATAAACCTTTAATAATGCAAGTGCCGAAAGATGTATCTCGTCCTATATATCAtcatatttgttataaaaaaaagttataagcTCTCTGCATAATGTGCTGTTTGCTTTCTTTGCAACAAGATTATGGCACTATGCATACTTGGCATAAATTATAAACACAGTGGTTGTTTGGTGGTTAAAAACCATTCCCAAACATTAAATTGAGATGGTGTCTGTCACAGAGAATAGGTTGTCTGCATGCACTGCATCGACACTTTGTATATTAGCCCCTTCGGTTTTGTCACAATCACTGTAGACAGAAACTGCACGTATACAGACACTTGACCCAATTTAGTGAAAATACGTGTACGTGACTATAAGCCATTTATTATAATGCAAGGACATATGAAAAACAATCCTTAATGAATTTGAGAgctcacaatatttttttttcttattggcCTGTATTAAAGGCCCagattctgaagtcaggtttaacttagaccatggtctaactctgtgctaagattacgggaagccaaaagtgtcaacatttttactaagttgtatttttttcatgtttgctgtgctctttcctgattcattgatggtgaagacaatcatgttttcatacttcctagacaattatgaatgatttgagagccaaatgagctgaaatatgatttcTCTACTGTTGGTGATTTATgttaacaattggctatccatacttaaaccacaactttaaacctgagtttaagttaaacccaacttcagaatacgggcctatgtgtcCAGCATTGATTTTAAAAACACTTGTTGAATTGGTGTGATGTATGAAAAACTAGCACACACAAGAACTCATGTTGCATAGGACTTCTCTGACTACATGTTCTTCTTCACATTCACCATTCAACATTGAGTTGCATTACACAGAAGTGATACTCATTCCCATTGAATGTTGCATGAAATGTACGATAATGTGCTTTATTACTTCCCAACAGGCAAACATGTGATTTGCATAGCATGAGATTTCAGGACAACAGCCCTCTTTATTTACACAAGAATGGGTCCATCATTTGTCAATAATGAGAGGAtgtttctctcaaatcaaaagctATGCGATAACATTGCCCAGACACATTGAACCAAGGATTAAAAATAGTCATGATGGTAATTTTGCTTTTTATGAGAACTTCCATAAAACCTCGATTTTCCAGTAGACCCCCCTTGAGCATTGTTAGCATTATAGTAAAGTAATTGTGCTTGCCATACCTAAGGTCTCTTGAAGTTAATGTAAGACCACctgactgggggggggggggggctgtttcataaagctgttcgtaagttaagagccactttaagaatgactggtgatcctttcttatgtgctaaaccatcgccgatgaacattttgaaatataccatttaccacaagaaaggtaTCACCAGTCTTCTTAGAGTCACTCTTAATTTacaaactttatgaaacacccacctgttcaCTCCACAAGGACCCTGTTCACATCTACTTTCTTAAACCAGTTTAGTGAAACGTGTGATCTTGGAAGTGATTGTAAGCAGTCTTGTAAACCAGTTTGGAAATCCACTTCGCAATGCGGTTTTCAAGACCGCTTTGCCCTCGTTAAAAACTTGTGTAAGCGTGGGTGAGGACACCATCCTTCTTCGGGTAGTGACACTGAGCCCACTTCTTTAACAAACATTACTTTGACAATCTGAGAACTTGCAAAAAGTTCACTGGAATATAAATGAACCACATATATTGCTATGTCagtgaataaaacaatttttatagGGCATATATTCCAAGTAACGAAATGGAGAATACAGCACACAAATAAATCTAATACATGTAAGagaataaacaaaaagaagacaTTAGTACTATATTACACTACCTATATTTATGCATGAAAATACAGTTCACATAATTGCACAATGAAACGGAATAGACCAAAACCGATACCCAAATCGAAAGCAAATTGTATTCAAAAGCAACAGCATTGAAAAGAAATTCCCAGGCCATTGTAGTCCCAGTACAATGAAATGCATACCAATCTGCATGCATTGAATACATAACAGATTTGCactttgtattacatgtacatatctaaAAAGGTATTTAATCAGAATTCAGAATTGATATTTTTACTCAATTCAATCTAGTTATAGCAAACTAAATTTATAAGTGACTCATGcatataaaatatgtaaaagcTGTTTATCTTTATGTTATATGTGTGGGTGTTTGTTTTCAATTAGTTTCAAGATGTGCCACGAAATGCCCAcaaaaactttcattattaccccatccacttgttcactgcaaccaccctgcctatGGTGAATCTATGGAGTATACAACACACACTTAAAAATTCTtttaaatatcacttttgtaacaAAATACCTATTTCCATACAgatgtgatttatttttcattagtaccTTGGggatcattttctttttaattcaccagagcgctcaaaactTTAATTTTGAGCATGTTTTTGTAtaggccctctattggtggaaagaaaaattgcaagaaaattgtcattcaacaatctctatttttaattcagaaaaaaaaataataaaaagaattcAATTTACTTAAAAGCCAAGCTATATGAAGAATAGTAATAATGGAAATTGACGGTgtcaaaaaaatcaagcatttgtccccaaGAAcgagagaaaataagccaaacattgccaaccttactTTACAACACAGGGAGTCCTATTCAGGGAACGAACAaggttacatgtacatcataaccttgttcattgaatgagtgccctgatcacaagtacatgtatgttgtattGCATGGAAATTTACAGCCTTATTTCAGAGGTGTTTTTGAGTTTGCAAATTTCATGTGGTAATCATGCAATCAGCATGTATATCAACAAGACAGACCAGAATGCTAAATTTAGGGTCTTTGCTATCGAGTAAAAATAATTAccgtttatttcaaaatctataTACATAAACAGAGGCCTAAATCATATCATTGCTTTGGGCTTCTGAATCCTTGGCAGATATTTTGATAATGTATTCTACTTTTCACAACCAATCCAAGCAAACAAATGAGCTTTTATattcgggggctacttttcacaacttactgcctaaatcAGCAAAATTGGATGAGcattacattacatgtacaatgaacaacattgcaatgaatggggattttccagggctaAGTTTTTGAGtttcctggtgggtgtttcataaagctgttcgtaaagttacgagcgactttacgcacgactggaacatgttcttaggtcataactcaattgcatagggatatcacataccacaagaaaggatcaccagtcgtgcgtaaagtcatttgtatcttacgaacagctttatgaaacacccaccagggctGTTCTGAGCATTTTGATGCAAATTCGCCCGAGCATTGTGTATTTTCCTTCCAGCTTAATTGTACTGGGCATAATACGAATTCATGAATCATGATCAAAATGTTGAGTACGGAACAAATATATGACTAGTTTAGGTCATGAGACAATACTGTTTTAAAGACACCTTACCAAAAGTTAGAGCCTGTATTCGATCCTGTCAGGAATCCATGAATGAGGTCACTGGGGAATCCAGGgagagaggcacaattaaaatttttaatgtaaaaatgccgttcaAAGAGAAGTGTGCCTCCCCCTTTtaaaagtgaagaccttttttttgcttgtcaaatgtgccccccccccttttgggaaatcctggatccgcccctgcatgaGGCGACTTTAATAAAGGGGAGCAAACTGATCACCATTGTATGTTGTCTCTCATCGACTGTGTgccataaatacatgtagctagTCTTAAAGTATACCTTTTGAGGCCTATTTTGAGGTATTTTGGATAACCATTAGTAAATACAGAGGATAATTTGGCATATAATGTTATTTGTGGAGagaaattacaatgtttttgtGGGAAAAGGACTGTTTGCTAATTGGTAACATGCATGTAAAGTGCAATAGTTGTGATATGAATTTACCAAGTACATGTAGTGAATTGGTGCATTGGCATTCAAATGGGCAGGTTTCTTGCAAATTATTGGTTGTTTTGTGTAGGTCTGATCATGATTGGCCATTGGTTGACAGGTGGTATTGCACTACAGGTTCATTCTTGGTCATATGTGTGACAGAAATCTTGACGAATCGTGATTTTAATAAGGTATAAATCTGTAAATTATACAGATTTATgactaattatgatgatttttttcatttcattttgaaaattcctgtgaatttcaaaatgataaaaaaaattaaactttcaaaatcatggTTCTGTGTGAAGTCACAAATGTGACCCACTTCTTTTGACCTCTGAACTTGAACCTGCATATTGGAGACAGcaaaaatatttctaaataatAGCAGACTATATAAAACTTGATGTTATATAACCTTTGAATTAATaaatctctaaaaaaaaatttttttaaactaattGTATTCaagatttgtcataattttggtCACACATGTGACCAAGAATGGCCATACAGCACAGTGGCATTGGCTCCTACAACAAACGATCAATATTAATAAGATCCAATGCTTAATCAAAAGAAAGTCTTCAGTGCATTAAAAACTACTTAATTGAATACATGTACTATATTTACTTTTAAAGtatgtatataatacataaatgGTATGACTTTAGTAATTTGAAACAAACCTTATATGAACAAAACGTACATGTAATAGAAATACTTGCCAATTAGGATAAGATCCCAGACAACTTGATCCCAGATGCTGACCTGTAAATGTACTACATGTGTAAATACTCACTGACCTGTAAAATGTActtaatattcataataaaaatacaacattAAATTTACAACTTCAATTCAGCTGGTATCAAGAGAATAGGTGAATTTTGAATGTAACGCAGATCACTATGTAGTCACTCAAATATAACCTTAAATAATTTCTGGTTTATATTCAGTACCAGCAACTTTCAACAAAAGGTACATGGCTATACTGAAACTGGCATACACTATACATGCAAAATAAAGCACGTTCTTGTTTGTCAAGAAATGTTTAAGGATGTACTTGTTTTAATAAAGGTTCAGTATATAGGTAACTGCACACGATATGTTACTTTGTTAGTTTTTCTTTAGCTAAAAACATGGTCTTTTCCAGATTTTACCTTAAGCTTACATGCTTCTTTAAAAGGTAGCATAACTATTTCacatgcatacatacatgtgtGTCATCAAGTATTCTATTAATTCATTCCTCTTTCAATTTCCTGTATATAAAGCACCTTGATTTGATCAAGAGAaggttataattttttttgtattgacaaaagtttatttatttagggAATTTTCACTCAGAACAAAGGATTCATGAAGAGTAATATCTTCTTAACTAACATGACAATGAATCCTTCAATCCACTAATGAAGTGAATAAATAGCTGGAATAGCTGTAACATGCTTTTTCCAAAATGGATGACACTGCAAACGGATAATTCACTCTGAACTTAGGAAAGAGCCATCAATCTGGTTCTTCTATTTTTAAGAAAGACTCTATCGGAGtctttgtaatgtaaaaatccATCTCTCTTTACTTGAATCTTCAGTGTGACTCTTAAGCAAACATTCCCTATTCAGTTAATCACCCATCTCTCACAGAGTTGTAATTGAGAGTGCAGTTTCAGAACAATTTGAAACTGTCACTCAGTACTTATGCTTCAGCATACCACTTATCTTTCTGGGGTTCTTTAATATGCTCTTCAGCCATTTCCGTATCCTCTGGAGAGCCCAGGATGGAAGGTCCAGGAAACAGTTCACACTCTGATCCCTTGGATGCGGAAGATCATGGTTGGACAGGCACCTTGTCAGGATCACTAGGATATCAAAGAACCGTTCTGCCAACATCTGTTCATCCCACTCTGTTTCTTCGACACAAGCGATGTACATGATGGCTAGTAGGTGGGCATGAGAGAGCACTTGAAGTTTGGAGTTGTTGACTCTCAGGACTTCCATGATGGCCAAACACTTCATCCTGCATCCCCCATCTGAGCCATCAAGCTCATGTAGCATCTCAAGCACAAACTCATTGAAGCACCACATCCAAAGATTAGTATCAGGGCGAAGATTCAACTCCATACTTTCTacttcatcatattcatcatcttgCATAACACCGGAAGGACGTGGAGAGAATGGAGACGATGACAGGGTCACAAGTCTGGGACCAAGTTTGGCATAGATTTTAGCTTCTATGGTCACACTTGGTTCTTCTCCGGGGGACATCTTGCAGAATTCGTTGATACTGCTACCCAGAAGCCTTTGTAGATGGCGAAGCACATATGCAGGGCAGAGATAGTTTCCGACCATAAACTTGTCCCAAGGATCCTGGCCTTTCGGGATGAAGTCCAGATTGATCCGTCTTACCAGGAAGTACCCAGGTGCCTTCAGAACAGAATGTCGAGCATCTTCATACTCCCAAGTGTGGGGGTTCATTTCAATAGGAAGCACAAGTAATTTGGTGGATGCATCATAAGCTTTGACAATGGTAACCTGAGACCTGTCCCCAGCAAAGAAGGCATTCTGGATGGGGAGGTTATTTCCATGTTGTTTCACAAACTTCATGAAGAATGTTTTAAATGGCTTCAGCTCTTCTCTTTCAGATTGCTGCCTCTCTTCATTAGGTAGGACATAGCTTGTGTAGTAGCTCTCCAACCTTGTTTTGAGAGGTAATCCACTTGCGCTTGGCACATCAGAATTGACGGGTAACATTCGCACATTTGCATGTTCCTGAGCAGCAGcttcttcataatcatcagAATCCACTTCCTCGTAATCTGACCAATCACAGGTTCGGCGACCAGATGCGTATggttctttctcttcttctgcTCCATCATCACTACAGCTCTCTACCTGAGCAGAGGAAGATGCTGCCATCTGCTGCTGACGTTGACGGTGGTGAGCTTGGGcattgtatttttccctctgcTTTGTTGCTTTGTATGCTTCTGCTGCAAGGATGGCACTTGCTGAAAGTACACCTAGACCAGCTGCAGCCTTAAGCCCCATTGCCCACCAGGAATCTCTTTCCTGGGCAGAGGACCTCTCTCTGTTGTTATGTGCCATCGAGACCCGAGCACCTGAaccaaaaacagaaaaaaagaaagattaatttttcaataattattcaAGTCTATGGATTATCTTTATTTCTCCATCTCTCAAAAGTTGCagcaaattattttaatgaagtCATCATGATTTAACTCTTGATGAACATGTAAAAAACCTCTTTTGAAACTAACCATCTTTTTCAAAGAGGCTCtttaggctgaaaataatatcatttgaccaccagataaagaaaaagcagacaaacaaaacactaaaAAGGTAATTAAATCGGACAAGGATTaacaaagttataacattttaaaggtAACTCCACTCCtgaaaaacgttgatttgaattaacacagaaaaatcaaagaagcacaacactgaaaatttcatcaaaaagttaaaacggatgtaaaataagagttaCGGTATGACAacttaaagttttgcttatttttcacaaaacagttatgtgcacgACTGAATGATGAGAGTCAATAATGTCCCTccctcaccatttcttttgtattttattatttgaattataggcactacaatataaatatttcaatttataaagACCTTTTTGTGCGAAAGACAAATTTTAAAACAATgatgtttcacttgacaatgagaagaaaataagaatacaaaagaaatagtgagtagatgtcatcggtctcctcattagcataccgacaaggatgtgaatataatgtaggacctgttttgtgaaataaagtgaaatttttAACTGtcatttctttcttattttacatacgaatttgaagaatttttcaaagtaatgctggtttgatttttttatttttatccacCCAACTTTTTGCTGGGTCAGACTTGTCCTTAAAAAATTGTGCATTAATAATTTTGGTGAAATAGTTCTACGAATCTCTTCAAGAATAGGCAATAAGGCAGCTGATTCCaaattattcttttgtattttattaaatgaaaatattatttattaaaattttgccatccaaaagtgaaaaaaatggattgattgacaactgataatGTATAAGATAGCCTAATCATTGCTGGAAATTATTTTGTTACGGATATGAATTGTGATATCCATTATCATGTGAAGATctaataagaaaaaggaaattggGGACATTTCTAGTCCTTTTCAGGCAACCAATTTTTGGTACATTTGTGATTAATGACAAAATCAATTTGCATTGCATTCTAAAACTagtaaaaaaaagtacagtACTCAAAAGATGTCAAATACAGAAACGTTAATGATCCGGCCTTGCCTTAGACTGAAAAATCAGTCTATTTTGCATAATTTCAGTCAGAGATATGGTCTGCTGAGACTTCATCTGGCTCCGC
It contains:
- the LOC129269489 gene encoding mitochondrial dynamics protein MID49-like; amino-acid sequence: MAHNNRERSSAQERDSWWAMGLKAAAGLGVLSASAILAAEAYKATKQREKYNAQAHHRQRQQQMAASSSAQVESCSDDGAEEEKEPYASGRRTCDWSDYEEVDSDDYEEAAAQEHANVRMLPVNSDVPSASGLPLKTRLESYYTSYVLPNEERQQSEREELKPFKTFFMKFVKQHGNNLPIQNAFFAGDRSQVTIVKAYDASTKLLVLPIEMNPHTWEYEDARHSVLKAPGYFLVRRINLDFIPKGQDPWDKFMVGNYLCPAYVLRHLQRLLGSSINEFCKMSPGEEPSVTIEAKIYAKLGPRLVTLSSSPFSPRPSGVMQDDEYDEVESMELNLRPDTNLWMWCFNEFVLEMLHELDGSDGGCRMKCLAIMEVLRVNNSKLQVLSHAHLLAIMYIACVEETEWDEQMLAERFFDILVILTRCLSNHDLPHPRDQSVNCFLDLPSWALQRIRKWLKSILKNPRKISGMLKHKY